In a genomic window of Tissierella sp. Yu-01:
- a CDS encoding FtsW/RodA/SpoVE family cell cycle protein, with protein MLQSNNKINEYIDSVCGQIRWKKSHIYIAKELENHIIDQKNAFVSEGLGEDAAMEKAIIEMGDPIGVGSELDRVHKPKIEWSIIWITGIALILGLVIQFIVTKGTGSIIARSIAYSILGIAVMIIAYLTDYTTIGKNSKILFFGFLVIVLGISLFSPRYHGQVFYTKFVLLLYPTIYTGIIYSMRNNGYLGLVLCGVFMAISYIVLLPFVMYSTYALYSLLSLILITISIIKGWFNVDKIRGLLLIYVPIAIAVIMTLLNNTYLLSRLTNAFNPLLDPTGAGFMSNLARQILYNSNFFGEGAGSFSGTMLPGINTDFILTYLIHRFGWISLIVVIAVLALLIIRSFKLCLKQSSILGSLVSLSAVLTISAQIIIYVGYNLSFHLIAPLTLPLISYGGVGTIINMLLIGIMLSVFKWENLVNDNVLVSSDKRFLTFNDGKLIIDFKS; from the coding sequence TTGCTACAGTCTAATAATAAAATTAATGAATACATTGATTCAGTATGTGGTCAGATTAGATGGAAGAAATCACATATTTATATTGCAAAAGAGCTTGAGAATCATATTATTGACCAGAAAAATGCATTTGTTTCAGAAGGATTAGGTGAAGATGCAGCTATGGAAAAGGCAATTATTGAAATGGGTGATCCCATAGGTGTAGGATCTGAGTTAGACAGAGTACACAAACCAAAAATAGAATGGAGTATAATTTGGATTACAGGTATTGCACTTATATTAGGATTAGTAATTCAGTTTATTGTTACAAAGGGTACAGGATCTATTATAGCTAGAAGTATTGCTTATTCTATTCTAGGTATAGCTGTAATGATAATAGCTTATCTTACTGATTATACCACAATTGGGAAAAACTCTAAGATACTGTTCTTTGGGTTTTTAGTTATTGTTTTAGGAATATCGCTTTTTTCACCACGCTATCATGGTCAGGTATTTTACACAAAATTTGTTTTGCTTTTATATCCCACCATATACACTGGGATAATTTATTCAATGCGAAATAATGGCTATCTTGGATTAGTTCTTTGCGGAGTGTTTATGGCAATTTCTTATATAGTATTATTACCATTTGTGATGTATTCTACTTATGCCTTGTATTCTTTATTATCTTTGATATTAATCACAATTTCAATTATAAAAGGATGGTTTAATGTAGATAAAATTAGGGGATTATTATTAATTTATGTTCCAATTGCAATAGCTGTTATAATGACTTTATTAAACAACACTTATCTTTTAAGCAGACTAACAAACGCATTTAATCCTCTTTTGGATCCAACCGGAGCAGGTTTTATGTCTAATCTTGCACGGCAGATACTTTATAATTCAAATTTTTTTGGTGAAGGAGCAGGGTCTTTTTCAGGAACCATGTTGCCTGGTATAAACACTGATTTCATACTGACCTATCTAATCCATAGATTCGGCTGGATATCTCTAATAGTAGTAATTGCTGTACTGGCTTTGCTAATAATAAGGTCCTTTAAATTATGTTTAAAGCAAAGTAGTATATTGGGGAGTTTAGTTTCACTTTCAGCAGTATTGACTATTTCAGCACAAATCATTATATATGTAGGATACAATCTAAGTTTTCATTTGATAGCACCACTTACACTTCCTTTGATATCTTACGGTGGAGTAGGTACCATTATTAATATGCTCCTCATTGGTATTATGCTATCAGTATTTAAATGGGAAAATCTAGTCAATGATAATGTATTAGTATCTTCTGATAAGAGATTTCTTACTTTTAATGACGGGAAATTAATTATTGATTTTAAATCTTAA
- a CDS encoding PadR family transcriptional regulator, translated as MKESKNLLSGYTTMLLLKLLEDKDMYGYEMIEELSKRSDDIFSLKAGTLYPLLHSLEKDGMINSYERNTDGARVRKYYSITKNGRKMLNEKTNEWKTNASKINQILEGGAKFATV; from the coding sequence ATGAAGGAAAGTAAGAATTTGCTAAGTGGTTATACTACAATGCTTTTATTAAAGTTACTTGAAGATAAGGATATGTATGGATATGAAATGATCGAAGAGCTGTCTAAAAGATCAGATGATATCTTCAGCTTAAAAGCTGGAACACTTTATCCTTTACTCCATTCACTTGAAAAGGATGGAATGATTAACTCATATGAAAGAAATACGGATGGTGCAAGAGTAAGGAAATATTATAGTATTACTAAAAATGGAAGAAAAATGTTAAATGAAAAAACAAATGAATGGAAAACCAACGCATCAAAGATAAATCAGATACTTGAAGGAGGTGCAAAATTTGCTACAGTCTAA